In Thermanaerothrix sp., the genomic window TATCAGAGAAAACCTAATGGATTTCAACAAACCCTGGTCCCAATGGACCAAATCGGCTACCGGATCACGAAGAACTCCCTGGGGAGGGGGGCGGACAGGAACTCGGGGCCATCGGGGCCTATCAGGTAATCGTCCTCAACCCTCAGACCTCCCCTTCCCTCAAGGTAAACCCCCGGCTCCACGGTTATGACATCCCCTTCCATGAGTTCATCGGAGCTGGTCTTGGATACCCTTGGAGACTCGTGAACCTCCAGGCCAAGGCCATGGCCCAACCCATGGGTGAAGAGGCTGCCGAACCCCGCGTCCTCCACCACCTTCCTAGCCCGTCTATCCACTTCAAAGGCCCGCCTTTCCCCAGCGGACAAGGCCCTAACCGCCTCGTCCTGGGCCGCGGTAAGGACCTGATACACCTCCATGGCCCATGGATCCACGGTCCCAACCGCCACGTTCCTGGTAACGTCGCAAACATATCCGCAGTACCTAGCTCCGAAGTCCACGGTGAACCACTCGCCGACCCCAAAGGCCCTTTCGGTGGGCACCCCATGGGGCATGGCGCTCCTTGGACCAGAAACCACGATGAAAGAATGGCTTCCCCAGCCTCCTTCGGCGCCGCCAAGTATCAGTTTGTGCTCCAATATGGCGGCGAAC contains:
- a CDS encoding Xaa-Pro peptidase family protein, coding for MWLVFDAYAARVERLRGILEDQGLDGFFVMVNEGLNWESAYYLSGYRGSSAAFLVTKDQGILITDGRYMTQARSQCPFQVEDQGSRSLVDALADFVNAMGMKRIGFEASRVFHSTFLELSNRIRASLVDASDVMPRMRRFKDRAEANLIAEASRIAAAAFLETLSLTSPGMTEKEFAAILEHKLILGGAEGGWGSHSFIVVSGPRSAMPHGVPTERAFGVGEWFTVDFGARYCGYVCDVTRNVAVGTVDPWAMEVYQVLTAAQDEAVRALSAGERRAFEVDRRARKVVEDAGFGSLFTHGLGHGLGLEVHESPRVSKTSSDELMEGDVITVEPGVYLEGRGGLRVEDDYLIGPDGPEFLSAPLPREFFVIR